A stretch of the Chloroflexota bacterium genome encodes the following:
- a CDS encoding aminotransferase class I/II-fold pyridoxal phosphate-dependent enzyme, which translates to MTDYSTMGFNTRSIHAGSVPDAGTKAIKPPLIMSNNYEMPPQFDFDGSLFIYARDGNPNQRWLEERLLALEGGEDCVVTASGVAAVSGTLFALLKTGEHVVSSDIAYISTRNVLLDYLPNQFGIQTSLVNTSDPENVRRALTPQTRLVHIETPGNPTTRISDIAAIARIAHAAGALLTVDSTWSGLTTQQPLALGADLVIHSLSKYINGHGDALGGAVLGRRDLIAKIRRFAVKDMGGCISPFNAWQIMRGTTTLALRMERHNQNALAVAEFLEKHRAVAWVRYPGLASHSEHDLAAKQMNGFGGMLNFDIKGDPSQRPEVLRRLRLFTHATCLGHEESLIMVYHDYHGQQFFRVSVGLEDATDLMADLDSALSFIEED; encoded by the coding sequence ATGACCGATTACTCAACGATGGGCTTCAACACGCGCAGCATTCACGCCGGCAGCGTGCCCGACGCCGGGACCAAAGCGATCAAGCCGCCGCTGATCATGTCGAACAACTACGAAATGCCGCCGCAGTTTGACTTCGACGGCAGCCTGTTCATCTACGCGCGCGACGGCAACCCCAACCAACGCTGGCTGGAGGAGCGCCTGCTGGCGCTCGAGGGCGGCGAGGACTGCGTCGTCACGGCCAGTGGCGTCGCGGCGGTGTCGGGCACGCTGTTCGCGCTGTTAAAGACCGGCGAGCATGTCGTCTCGTCCGATATCGCCTACATCTCGACACGCAACGTCCTGCTCGACTACCTGCCAAACCAGTTCGGCATCCAAACGTCGCTTGTCAACACGTCGGACCCGGAAAACGTGCGCCGGGCGCTGACGCCGCAGACGCGGCTAGTTCACATCGAGACGCCCGGCAACCCTACGACGCGCATCAGCGACATCGCAGCCATCGCACGCATCGCCCACGCCGCCGGCGCGCTGCTCACCGTGGACAGCACGTGGTCGGGACTGACCACCCAGCAGCCGCTGGCGCTCGGGGCCGACCTGGTGATCCACAGCTTGTCGAAGTACATAAACGGCCACGGCGATGCACTGGGCGGCGCGGTGCTGGGCCGCCGCGACCTGATCGCCAAGATTCGCCGCTTTGCGGTCAAGGACATGGGCGGCTGCATCAGCCCGTTCAACGCCTGGCAGATCATGCGCGGCACGACGACCCTTGCGCTGCGCATGGAGCGGCACAACCAAAACGCGCTGGCGGTCGCCGAGTTCCTGGAAAAGCACCGCGCGGTCGCCTGGGTGCGCTATCCCGGGCTGGCCAGCCACAGCGAGCACGATCTCGCGGCCAAGCAGATGAACGGCTTTGGCGGCATGCTCAACTTTGATATCAAGGGCGACCCGAGCCAGCGCCCGGAAGTTCTGCGGCGGCTGCGGCTGTTCACGCATGCCACCTGCCTCGGCCACGAGGAAAGCCTGATCATGGTCTACCACGACTACCACGGGCAACAGTTCTTCCGTGTCAGCGTCGGGCTGGAGGATGCCACTGACCTGATGGCCGACCTCGACAGCGCGTTGAGCTTCATCGAAGAGGATTGA
- a CDS encoding dipeptidase: MLCIDGHLDLGYNALFFNRDLKQTVHEVRAWEVGMDGKGRARNTVCFPEMRRGEIFICFATVNARRATGFKTPLDFSAEACTVAGQAQLLYYRLLEKQGVLRQLSTRSAIEAHQAEWTRSPEAAPLGYVLCIEGADCLLEPDDIFPWWDAGLRVLSLSHYGSSYYAHGTNTVGGLFPPARPLLANMEKLGVILDLTHTADGTFWEAIDVFHGRVIATHNCCRALVPHQRQFTDEMIRAIIARDGVIGVAFDDWMLHPGFDTMQPNPEIVTLNTVLDHVDRICQLAGNARHVAIGTDLDGGFGTEQCPSDVDTIADLQKFPARLRARAYSANDIEGFMRGNWLRLLHEALPAA; encoded by the coding sequence ATGTTGTGCATCGATGGACACCTCGACCTCGGCTACAACGCACTGTTCTTCAATCGCGACCTGAAGCAGACCGTTCACGAAGTGCGCGCATGGGAGGTCGGCATGGACGGCAAAGGCCGCGCCCGCAATACGGTCTGCTTCCCCGAGATGCGGCGCGGCGAGATATTCATATGCTTCGCCACCGTCAACGCGCGGCGCGCGACCGGCTTCAAGACGCCACTCGACTTCAGCGCGGAGGCGTGCACCGTCGCGGGACAGGCGCAGTTGCTGTATTACCGCCTTCTGGAGAAGCAGGGCGTCCTGCGGCAGCTATCGACGCGGTCGGCAATCGAGGCGCACCAGGCCGAGTGGACGCGTTCGCCAGAAGCCGCGCCGCTCGGCTATGTGCTCTGCATCGAGGGCGCAGATTGCCTGCTGGAACCGGACGACATCTTCCCGTGGTGGGATGCCGGCCTGCGCGTGCTGAGCCTTTCGCACTATGGCAGCAGCTACTACGCACACGGCACAAACACCGTCGGCGGCCTGTTTCCGCCCGCACGCCCACTGCTCGCCAACATGGAGAAGCTCGGCGTCATCCTCGACCTGACCCACACGGCCGACGGCACATTCTGGGAAGCGATCGACGTCTTCCACGGCCGGGTCATCGCCACGCACAACTGCTGCCGCGCACTGGTGCCGCACCAGCGCCAGTTCACGGACGAGATGATCCGCGCCATTATCGCCCGCGACGGCGTCATCGGCGTGGCGTTCGATGACTGGATGCTGCACCCCGGCTTTGACACAATGCAGCCAAATCCGGAGATCGTGACGCTGAACACCGTGCTCGACCACGTTGATCGCATTTGCCAACTCGCCGGCAACGCGCGCCACGTGGCGATCGGCACCGATCTGGACGGCGGATTCGGCACCGAACAATGCCCGAGCGACGTCGACACCATCGCCGACCTGCAGAAATTTCCGGCGCGGCTGCGGGCGCGCGCCTACAGCGCCAACGACATCGAAGGCTTCATGCGCGGGAACTGGCTGCGCCTGCTGCACGAGGCGCTGCCGGCCGCGTGA
- a CDS encoding thiolase family protein: MHSAVIVNAIRTPIGKHGGVLKDVRPDDLAAHVIAELVRRSGIDPAAIEEVHFGCANQAGEDNRNVARMATLLSGLPQSVAAQTVNRLCASGLAAVNNAARAIKCGEGDVLVAGGVESMTRAPWSMPKAEGPFPTGNVTVYDTSLGWRYPNPKLQARFPLEAMGETAENIYEIEKVFSRAEQDAFALASHQRAVAAQESGRFDAEITAVSIPQRRGDPLQVNRDEQPRKDTSLEKLAALKPAFRHGGTVTAGNASSLNDGAAALLLMSESKASAMGMRPMARIVTGAAAGVNPRVMGLGPVPAVRKALERAGLSIADIGLVELNEAFAVQALAVMKELGLSHDMTNVNGGAIALGHPLGCSGARILTTLLYEMQRRQVRYGLATLCVGVGQGEACIVELM; this comes from the coding sequence ATGCATTCTGCCGTCATCGTCAACGCAATACGAACGCCGATCGGCAAACACGGCGGCGTACTCAAAGACGTGCGTCCGGACGACCTGGCCGCCCATGTGATCGCCGAACTGGTCCGGCGCAGCGGCATCGACCCGGCCGCGATCGAAGAGGTGCATTTCGGATGCGCCAACCAGGCTGGCGAAGACAACCGGAACGTGGCGCGCATGGCGACTCTGCTGTCCGGCCTGCCGCAGTCCGTGGCGGCGCAGACCGTCAACCGGCTTTGCGCCAGCGGGCTCGCGGCGGTGAACAACGCGGCGCGCGCCATCAAGTGCGGCGAGGGCGATGTCCTGGTCGCCGGCGGTGTCGAAAGCATGACGCGCGCGCCGTGGTCCATGCCAAAAGCCGAAGGGCCGTTCCCCACCGGCAACGTGACGGTCTACGATACGTCGCTCGGCTGGCGGTACCCGAACCCGAAACTGCAAGCGCGCTTCCCGCTCGAAGCGATGGGCGAAACGGCCGAGAACATCTACGAGATTGAAAAGGTCTTCTCGCGCGCGGAACAGGACGCCTTTGCGCTGGCGTCGCACCAGCGGGCGGTCGCAGCGCAGGAGTCCGGCCGCTTCGACGCCGAGATCACGGCCGTCAGCATTCCACAGCGCCGGGGTGACCCGCTGCAGGTGAATCGCGACGAGCAACCGCGCAAGGACACCTCGCTGGAAAAGCTGGCGGCGCTCAAGCCGGCGTTCCGCCACGGCGGGACGGTCACGGCCGGCAACGCGTCGAGCCTCAACGATGGCGCGGCGGCCCTGCTGCTCATGAGCGAGTCGAAGGCGAGTGCGATGGGTATGCGCCCAATGGCACGCATCGTGACCGGCGCGGCCGCCGGCGTGAACCCGCGTGTGATGGGCCTTGGCCCCGTGCCAGCCGTGCGCAAAGCACTGGAGCGCGCCGGCCTGTCCATCGCCGACATCGGCCTGGTCGAACTGAACGAGGCGTTTGCGGTGCAGGCACTGGCAGTCATGAAGGAACTCGGCCTGAGCCACGATATGACCAACGTCAACGGCGGCGCCATCGCGCTGGGGCACCCGCTGGGCTGCTCCGGGGCGCGCATCCTGACCACGCTACTATATGAGATGCAGCGACGCCAGGTGCGCTACGGTCTGGCGACACTGTGCGTCGGCGTCGGCCAGGGCGAAGCGTGCATCGTCGAACTGATGTAG
- a CDS encoding cytoplasmic protein, producing MDPVRILYVGDSEIVLNRYLVGADVIEQSYFNDNGQWFRKAMAPDPSVAVRHITPHGVPAEFPATLAELKQYQVVIFSDVGYNSMIFYPGLTPPYVYPLGPDRVGMVRQFVAEGGGFLMVGGYLSFGGINGIARWWDTDIEAILPVHIAHHDDRVEVTQGFQFERVLPDHPIVAGLPWDAAHWTLCGYNRLAARPEATVVARYQADPIIACRAFGSGRTAVFASDFAPHWAGDFVHWPHYAAFWRQMVRWLAKRTG from the coding sequence ATGGATCCCGTTCGCATTCTCTACGTTGGCGACTCCGAGATTGTCCTGAACCGCTATCTGGTCGGCGCAGACGTCATTGAACAGTCCTACTTCAATGACAACGGCCAATGGTTCCGGAAGGCGATGGCGCCCGACCCGAGCGTTGCGGTGCGGCACATTACGCCGCATGGCGTCCCGGCGGAGTTCCCGGCCACGCTGGCCGAACTGAAGCAGTATCAGGTCGTGATCTTCAGCGATGTCGGATACAATTCGATGATTTTCTATCCCGGCCTCACGCCTCCGTATGTGTACCCGCTGGGCCCGGATCGCGTCGGCATGGTTCGTCAGTTCGTGGCAGAGGGGGGCGGATTCCTGATGGTGGGCGGCTACCTGTCGTTCGGCGGGATCAACGGGATTGCGCGTTGGTGGGACACGGATATCGAGGCCATTTTGCCGGTGCACATCGCGCACCATGACGACCGGGTCGAAGTCACGCAGGGCTTCCAGTTCGAGCGGGTCCTGCCGGATCATCCGATCGTGGCCGGCCTGCCGTGGGACGCGGCGCATTGGACATTGTGCGGATACAACCGGCTGGCAGCCAGGCCGGAGGCAACGGTCGTCGCGCGTTACCAGGCGGATCCGATCATCGCCTGCCGCGCATTCGGCAGCGGGCGTACGGCAGTATTCGCCTCGGACTTTGCCCCGCACTGGGCCGGCGATTTCGTTCACTGGCCTCACTACGCCGCGTTCTGGCGGCAGATGGTGCGCTGGCTGGCGAAGCGCACTGGATAG